The DNA segment cactgtagggatggtattggccaggtgatgagcggtgcctggtttcctccagacatgatgcttgccattcaggccaaagagttcaatctttgtttctcatggtctgagagtccttcaggtgccttttggcaaactccaggtgggctgtcatgtgccttttactgaggactGGCTTCTGTCtgaccactctaccatacaggcctgattggtggagtgctgcagagatggttgttcttctggaaggttctcctctctccacagagaaatgctggagctctgtcagagtgaccatcgggttcttggtcacctccctgaccaaggcccttttcccccgatcactcagtttggccaggcggccagctctaggaagagtcctggtggttccaaacttcttccatttacggatgatggaggccactgtgctcattgggaccttcaatgctgcagacatttttctgtacctcgatacaatcctgtctcggaggtctacagacaattccttggacttcatggcttggtttgtgctctgacatgcactgttaactgtggaaccttatatagacaggtgtgtgcctttccaaatcatgtccaatcaactgaatttaccacaggtggactctaatcaagttgtagaaacatctcaaggatgatcagtggaaacaggatgcacaatattgagtgtcatggcaaaggctgtgaactcatgttcatgtgattttttttgttttttatttttaataaatttgcaaagatttcaaacaaacttctttcacgttgtcattatggggtattgtttgtagaattttgaggaaaataatgaattgaatccattttggaataaggctgtaacataacaaaatgtggaaaaagtgaagcgctgtgaatactttccggatgcactgtatttaggctgtctcaattacttctgtttcTTTGTGTAATCCCAGATTGatccgatgttcagtggggggctctgtgagggccatgccatctgttgcagggctccctgttcttctattctgttctattctattctatttgcaaaaggaatgtttgggagtataaaatgtatttttcttattgacacactaaagtagcagatataaataaccatcttaagacaaatgtttttgtgaaacatcttatgtgcctaagaattttgcacagtactatacactcaccggccactttattaggaacattatggtcctaataatgtgcctGACAtgttcttctgcttttgtagcccatcaaggttgcatgttgtgcattctgagatgctgttctgctcactacaattgtacagagtggctatctgagtagcctttctgtcagctcaaaccagtctggcgaTTCACCATTGATCTCTCTAATCAACAAgttgtttccgtctgcagaactgccactcactggatgttttttgtttttagcaccattcagagtaaattcagagactgttgtgcatgaaaaccccaggagatcagcagttacagaagtactcaaaccagcccgtctggcaccaaaaatcatgccactgtcgaaatcactcagatcatattttttccacattctgatggttgatgtgaacatttactgaagctgctGACTTGTATGCATTACATGCATTATGCATTACaccgctgccacacgattggctgattaaataatcgcatgaataagtaggtgcacaggtgttcctaataaagtggtcagtgagtgtatttaaATGGGATCAGAATAGAATCGGTTTATTTTAGAATAGAATCAATTATTATTTATAGATATAAttagacatactgtatgaaaTCCAACCATATAATTActgatttaaataaattttaatttCTACAGTGACAGGTCAAAAATCATGAGTCATTGAGCACTGCAGTtctgttaaaaaaacaacataacatGTCAAAATGAAGTGCCAGGAGACAAAAACTAAGGAGAAAGGGCACACccataccaaaaaaataaataaaataaaaatgctcacACTTAATAATCTTTTATTTTAGATGTCCATTACTTCAGCATTGTTCTAAACAATGCTTTCATGTTGTTACTTTAAGGAATTCAAGAAAAGATCCCTATGGTCATATTTACACCAAGACTGTTGAAGAGTGGGAAAGAACACAATAGTTTGGCCTCAGCATTCCTTGGCACTGTCGCTCAGCAGCATACCACACCGTAGTCAGTGTTCTGAGGCTATGGGCTGGGCTTCAAGAATGATACACAAagactgtatatatttttaaatctgcaTTGATCTGTGAACAACTCTTATTGTAATGTCTACAACAAAAATAATCTCCCCCCCCTTCATATGCCATATAGCACTGTATGCATTTATGTGTCTGTCATTGTAATTATGTGAGTATTATGTTGATAATATTGATGGTAAGTGAATCTCACCACAGCAGGAAATACATTTCTAATTTGGCCAGAGGAATGACTTTTCTCTCAAGCAAGTCAAAAGGTTTGTGTATTTAACCCTTAAAACCGCAACCACAGAAACACCCACAAACTAACACGTACAGTCAAGAACACTCACACAACATATCAAAAGAATAAAGTGtttaattcaaaacattaaaatattttattttattcttttttttttttttttcagataccaTCTCTTTACaaacaaaacctttttttaacTAAAGATAAGGTTAACCATTAATGAATCCTTCATTTTCCCTTGGTGAAAAACTCGTGGCAGAGCGTAGTGATGCAGGCAACCAGGGTGACATACTCCTGAAAGTCCACAGTGCCATCAGCATTTGCATCCAGGTCCTTAAAAATCTGGTCGAGAGCTGTCTTATCATTGGTTTTCTGCAACAAACATAACATACACAAAATTTTAATCAGATGTAAAAGTTAGCATGATGATATTGTGATATAACTGCTATTAGATTTAGGTATTGTTACACATTATGCTAAATGGCACAAATTTACATCACTATTAGCTCACAAACTTCACCCTAGACCTGTAcaattaatttgaaaaatatgCCTTAAATAGACTGTAGTTATCCTTTTATATAACAATTCAAAAGTATCTACTATATTTTTCAAAACGTAAactaaaataacaatttatttaatatGGCCAGCAATAAGGAAAAGAGAAACCATTTTTTAGCTGATCAGTGAATGGTAGAGTTACTCAACAACTCACCCCCAGGAAATCGCCTAACTCTGCATTGAGCAAGCCTTTGAGCTCGCCTTTTGTTAGGGTATGTTTGTCTCCTTCTGTCCCGGAGTATTTATGAAAGGCCTCAATCAACAACACCATGCCCTGCTGAACTTTGGACATTATGACTAgcaaaaatgagagagagaaagagagagagagagagagagagagttgttaaGAAGTGTGTATATTCCTCTCCATTAGTGTGACACAAAGTAGATGTGTCataaataattttagtttttgtcTTTACCCAAAAAAAAGGGAGGGGGCAGAAGTGACCACAACATCtgaattaatatgaatataatatgcatttatcCTTCATTATTATTACAGGAGATGGTCATGGAGATGGCAAAagtacaaacacatacacagtatataatgTCACGCCTAGCAACAGGATCAAATATGGAACTGGTTACACCCCTCTGTGCACATGGAGTCAAACAAAAGGGACAGAAGAAGGAGGGAAGAAGGGATGGGCCTGAAATTGTCTGAGGAGGTGAAAGACAGAGTGGGAGTTGTAAGAAAAGGAGGGCTAAAgaaaatgaccatttaaagcAGAAGTGGATTATGGCCAACACACAGAGCACACCCTCTAATTAAGATTTGAAGAGAGACGGAAAAGACAGAAAACTGCTCGACCACTGATCGTTAAGCATATTACTAAAAATGTCCAATAATTTCTTCCATTAAATGAATCCACCACCAACTGTCACCTCTCTTCACTATCCAGTCTATTCAGTTTAAGCTGATGACAAATAAAACTCTACAAAATGTGGCATTTGTCTAAACATGAGACAGCCTGATCTCAAAGGTACAGTATATCTACCAATCAAGAAGGATGAGAAAGATGTGCAATTGggaagaaaagcaaaaaaaaaaaaaaaaaaaaaaaactaaccagAAATAATTGTTTATGCATGATGAGAGGGGCTTGAGGGCTCTATTGAAATATGAACTGAACCAAGCTCTAAACCAAAATCAGGAAAGAAAGATATACATTTATGAACTTCTAAACCCACCAAACACTTAAATACAGCAGCTGTAAAATCAGCTACAGTTGAGAAAGCAGACATTCAAACAATTCACCCTGATCAAAGTTGCATGCAACACTTGTTACTTTTCATATGAAGTCTGGTACTCATTACAAATCTGTTAGTAGCAATACACCACCTGGCATTTACTCACCTTGTATTTGTGTGGAGTTCACAGCAAGCAAAGAATTGAAATAGAGTGATATAGAGGGAGTAAGGGCGAAGAGACAGACTGAGTATTTTATGCAGAGAATGCCACACCCTGTAATGTAGCCCCTCCCACCATCCCCTTAACACCCACatttacatctctctctctctctctctctctctctctctctctctctctctcacaaacattcatttaaacCATAGAAACTCTTGTTTACTCAATTATTGAGTTTGCAAAAAAGAAGCAGGTGGGCTTGGCATCTCTGTGAAGTCACTAACTAAGCTTGTTAAAACAGTTCCAAACCACAGTCGTTACATGCCAAAAACATAGACTTAGGCTACTGGGCAAATTCATTGACAATACCTGCCCCTGATTGGCAGATTTAATTTGAGTGTTTCTGTGAACCACAATTGCAATTACTTTAGTGAAATTGGAACTACCAAAGCTAAAGGCACATTGAAATAATCTAACACTATAAAAGATGTTACTGGTAGTTGACTGGGTACCTATCTAATATGTTGGAACTCCAGTTGTTAAAATGTTTAGGCCTACATTTGCACACAAGTCGGTTGCAACTCTGTTGGCTGGTCTGTAAAACTGCTTCAGTGGCTTAACCACTGTGTCCCCATGGTGATGATGTTTGGTTGTATACTAACTGTACTCTTTGATTTCAGTGACGCACTTTAGAGTAGTGGAGAGGAAGAAACATTTTggagaagaaaagaaaataaggGCAAAAGGGAGAGACACCACATGACAAAGCAAAGAAATGAAGAGGGCAGGGGAGAATAATAGCAACATGCAACTGAAAGATGAAAAAAAGAGCAGTATTTCAGGAACAGTGACAGAGTTAAAGACAGAGCTGGAAATGAGAGACGTTAGGGAGGGAGAAAGGAAAACGGGGCAGAATAGATGGGTGGACTTATTTAACCTCTGTCATTATGTAATAGTGTGAGGATGACTTATTCCAGTagaatttcagtttttttaatgcAACAGTTGTTCTTtgtgcatgtaagtgtcttttactgtttttattttagtgtgtgtgtgtgtttatgagtttACTTCGATGCACATTCTACACTTTGTAGCATGCTGTTTATTTCCCTTAAATGAGCTTTTAATTTTTTACACTTTGGAGAGAAACACACATACCTATGTGCTCACACAATGGCAACTGTGATACACTAGCAATGAGAAGACAAACAACAACTCATGATTAAATCTTGTGGCTGTTTCCCTGTGAGTCACCATCCAAAACAATAAGTGGGGCCTCCCTGGCGCCATACTGACCATGAACATTGGTTCAAATCTGCTTTAGACTATTGGTGTATCATAGTATGGGGGGCATTAGCACTTAAGGACACTTGGATGGTGAATCATAAAGTAGTCAGAAAAGATAAGAACACATGAGAACATGTGATGGAAATGGATGAAGTACTGGTTGTGTCAGGAGGGCTAAAGTGCCAACAGAGCGATGGTGAAAAtgaatttggttgcttgggattTCTTTGCAGAAATGCTTGATTAGTCACCCACTAATCAAAAGTCTAAATGATACTTTAATTGTGTAAGGATATGATTGTCCTGCAGTTTTTTATGCAGTAatatgtgtcttgttttccagttaaagtatataaacatccttaaaaccagATACATTTACTTTTACACTAACTTCACTTAAACAAAATGAATATACCTCCCCTTTCCGTACCTAAAGTTAAATACAGAAAGCCACATCAATGACGGGTGAGATCTTTTGGCAAAATTAGAAAAAAGCTGACAGCATAACAGAAGACAGATTCTGAGATTGTCTTCTCTCATAATCATGAGCGTGCATTCGTAGATTGAAATGAAGTTACAATGTCTAGTTGCTATACATTGTGCACAATGGAACATGTCAAAACGTACAGTATTTAAACATTATGTGAAGATATTAATCTCTTCAATGAGCCCTTTCTAGAGATCCAACTGAAGAGACCATGACTTGATTGCTGGTCAATCTCACCATTGAAAATCTAAACTATGATTCATGCAAGAGAATGAAGGGAATAGCATCTGAATTGCTGCCAAACAATACTACAAAAAGGGACTTCCTTCATTGTGATCACAGTACTAACAGCCTGTTTAAGTAACTcagattttaaacaattttaattattatgcaaAGAATTTGACTCTACCACTCAGCAGAAGCTGTgcatacttgtgtgtgtgtgtgtgtgtgtgtgtgtgtgtgtccttggtGTAAATTTTAAGGCCATCAGTGAAACCAGTCTCATAACTTTACAACTCTGTGTTAAGTGAATCTGAGTTCTTCCCATTATTTTAGGCTGGAGAGCTGCACAATAGGTGCTCTGTCTTCTGtatgataaataaatagataaacatCTATTTCTGTTACTGTGTGCATGGATTGAGGTTTTCTGTAGGAATGGCCCTCTGTGTTTTGCTAACACCACCCCCAGTCACCACCCTACTCCAGACTAAACAGAAGCATAATGCTTATGTAATTTACCATGACAATTTCTGACTCCCTAGTATCTTTATGTGACTAATGGGACCAGTGACTCTCTACTATGGTAGGGACCAATCAGAAAGAGGAGGGTAAGAATCTGACGGCGAGTCAGATTTCGGCACAACACCGGAACATCATTCTGGACCATTCCGCCCCAATTTAACGCTGCTGTTCTTCCTCACTTCATAATAGAAAAGCACACATCTTCACACCAACCTCCACCTTCCCATGTCCCTTCCTCTCTTTGTCTCACTATCTTCCTTTCTcacacctttctctctctctctctctctctctctctctctctctctatatatatatatagatagatagatagatagatatactgtatatacattatatatatacagaatgtatatatattttcttctGCCAGCCTCTCCGCTCTGGCACATTTTACAAAGGAATTCCTTCAGCCATCCACCTTTCTTCACTCTCTTTACTCTCTAGGTTCTGCAAAGATAAAATTAGATATTCAGTGAATTTGTCCTTATCCATAATAAGGCAAAAATATTTCTCTCAACACTTATCTCAACACTAATTGTAATAATACAAACAATGGCATAGCCATAAAGTTGTATTAGATTTGAACCATGATTTACTTGATTTTGCTAGTCGGTTGAAGGTGGCTATTATAGAGAGTACTCTATTTAATAAATCAATAGTGCAATGTCAATAATTTTGGTCCACTTTCCTGGAGAAAGAGGAGAAAAACAGTAAATTacaaatgcatcattctttctttctttctttctttctataccCCAATCATGCTAGatagcagaaaaaagaaagagaggagaATGACAGGGAGGTAAAGAAGCAAATACATATATCAGAGATGATTGATTTATTGATATGTACAGAAGGGAAATTATTTCCATCAGGTAATCAGGTGACTTGACAGCAGGTGAGTCACCATGGCACATATTTGAATGTGGTTTAGTAAGAGTCATTActgtaaaacagaaaaaaaaaaaagaaaaaaaaaatccatctgtCCTTTCCCACCTTTGACATCCTCACATTATGAAAGAATCCAATGCATGAGTATGATGTATTGGTCACTTTACTGTAAATATAGGTTTGgttaatatgtttgtttgttcagGTGGATAAATCAGGGTTGTCAAACTCATTTTTTATTAAGATTAGATTTAGTACGAATTGGACATAACATCACATTATGCAGggctaattttttatttgttaaacccACTCAGAGcgcatgcacaacacatgatctttAGCAGCATAAATCCAGATTAACTTTATGATACTTTGATAATATCCAGTCCAGCcacattttcactatgagaccatgCTAATATCAGGTTAAAACAAAGGGAGCACATGGAATTTACTAATATATACCtactaattattatatatttttcggTGATAACATATAAAACTATAAAGATAGACATACTATTAGCTCccaggttgttcatcgatggtatttGCTTCTGTTGAATCCATCAATCTGCataatttcaacttcattgttaaaaaatcgtgtttaacagcagaattcctggtgaacaactactgTACATTATTACCCATGGTTCAGAAAAGAACAGTTCACCAGtcagagaactgcagccaacAAAAAAAGCTGGATGGTTTTGTTCATGGTTCTTTTCCTTAACTATCCAGTCTATTCAGTTTAAGATGATGACAAATAAAAATTTATCAATCTTAAATTACAGTCATTCAGTGTGTCTAAACATGTAACTGGAAATAGCTTTTCTTATATTCTTATATTCTTCATAAGATTTTCATTATTGTCTGATTATTGCTGCATTCCAACTTTTTGTTGACTTTGTATTCAATTCACCTTGGGGATCAAACTGTAGCTAGAATTACTGTACACTAATATTGGTTCTGTGTTCGTATTGGGCATGGTGGTTTTGTCTAAGTTATTGACCTTTTTCTATCTGCTGAAGAAATGCTCACAAACACAGGAAATGCATTGCACATACATCTGCCACGAACATACATTTAAATCTAAATGCAATACAATTgaactgttatgttgcactattgtggAGTTAATTAGGTGCAATTTTATTCACATCATGCCCTTGCTCAGTTTTAAGTCTGACCTTTATCGGGTAAAATATTTTCCAGCATGTGTGGTGCAGCTAACAGAGAATTTCAATAGACATCTATTCTGTGTAAACAAGTCTGATAGAGAAGCtgtgtgctttgtgtgtgtgtttaggcacattagggtgtgttcacacttgaattAGCTGTAGACTTCCCCACAGGTGCAGAGGGCAGGGACTGCACTCTGGGAAtaacaatacacaatatataaaGCAGGCTGTGTAAAACACCTGCAGAAAGTTTACCAGGAGCAGTGATAggcacaaatacatgaaaatgtatttaaaataaaatacaaaatacctcaatttaaatgtatcaaaataaaataccaaatactgtgtggaacaaatgtatcaaaataaatgcagtataaaaaagaacattttggtTTACAATTGCTTAgaaacttttgttttcattttaacttCAATCAATTAAAGACAATTATATATAAACAGGTACATGATTATAAACTTATGTAGTGCAAAATGCCAAATAGCAGCCCTTATTTCTGCCCCGGTTACACTGCAGCCTGCTATTACTTGTGGCAAACCCtattaaataaatcacatgtaaaagAGTGGGTACTTTTCTTGCTATCTAGCATGATGCTTTACCAACTTGGCTAACTAATAAATACACAAGCAGTTGCTAACACCAACAA comes from the Myxocyprinus asiaticus isolate MX2 ecotype Aquarium Trade chromosome 15, UBuf_Myxa_2, whole genome shotgun sequence genome and includes:
- the LOC127452919 gene encoding ictacalcin-like — encoded protein: MSKVQQGMVLLIEAFHKYSGTEGDKHTLTKGELKGLLNAELGDFLGKTNDKTALDQIFKDLDANADGTVDFQEYVTLVACITTLCHEFFTKGK